A single genomic interval of Daucus carota subsp. sativus chromosome 1, DH1 v3.0, whole genome shotgun sequence harbors:
- the LOC108214098 gene encoding importin subunit alpha-2-like isoform X2 — MEDRETRDFRPRKRDRGGESSLPPMDIYCSRYVSKLLSFTVKRKLKRLGEVTSVICSPDHESVEKLRALKQLASLIVEDTRLGDYLDSKVLPELISFLEFKEQKTPLQADGRVRKKPVLEDLVNRRFQYYSAIVLTNIVSSKKGFKFKDKAIPALVKLITTWHWFVQIQVLCALSNIANVFPETCDAIIKHGAFEILESIITNGRNHYALRKSACELLSALCKLYVPFEKRKIVLHTLKTAIFSESESVLVPTCLALSNFSNKRFVDVGAEVYKRILHLIEYTIPEVALSALRVIGNHVRWCDNDRLQSIIIGGLPLHLMGLLHHKYTEVKKETCWIISNIIAAANNSQLQIS; from the exons ATGGAAGACAGGGAAACCAGAGATTTTAGGCCAAGAAAGAGAGACCGTGGAGGAGAATCGAGTCTGCCTCCAATGGATATCTACTGCTCACGCTACGTCTCCAAACTTCTCAGCTTCACCGTCAAAAGAAAG CTAAAAAGACTTGGTGAAGTTACTTCTGTAATTTGCTCCCCTGATCATGAATCTGTTGAGAAGCTGAGGGCTCTCAAACAATTGGCTTCTTTGATTGTAGAAG ACACAAGACTTGGTGATTATCTGGACTCGAAGGTGCTCCCGGAACTTATTAGCTTCCTCGAGTTTAAAGAACAGAAAACCCCCCTCCAGGCCGATGGTCGGGTTAGGAAAAAACCCGTCTTGGAAGATTTAGTTAACAGGAGATTCCAG TACTATTCTGCAATCGTTCTCACGAATATTGTATCGTCCAAGAAAGGCTTTAAGTTCAAAGATAAAGCAATCCCGGCTCTTGTGAAACTTATAACTACTTGGCATTGGTTCGTGCAGATTCAG GTTCTGTGTGCATTGTCCAATATAGCCAATGTATTTCCTGAAACCTGTGATGCCATCATTAAACATGGGGCATTTGAAATCTTGGAGTCTATTATTACAAATGGGAGGAACCACTATGCTCTGCGAAAAAGTGCCTGCGAGCTTTTGTCAGCCCTTTGTAAACTGTATGTACCCTTTGAGAAG AGAAAGATAGTGTTACATACCCTCAAGACAGCAATATTCTCCGAAAGTGAGTCTGTACTAGTACCAACATGCCTTGCGCTTTCTAATTTCTCCAACAAAAGATTTGTGGATGTTGGTGCTGAAGTATACAAACGTATTCTTCATCTGATTGA GTATACAATACCGGAGGTAGCCCTTTCTGCCCTCAGAGTAATTGGAAATCATGTGAGATGGTGTGATAATGACCGGCTTCAG TCTATAATTATTGGAGGTTTACCACTTCACCTTATGGGCTTGTTACACCATAAATATACGGAAGTAAAGAAGGAGACTTGCTGGATAATTTCAAACATTATTGCAGCTGCAAACAATTCGCAGTTACAA ATATCTTAG
- the LOC108214098 gene encoding importin subunit alpha-2-like isoform X1, which produces MEDRETRDFRPRKRDRGGESSLPPMDIYCSRYVSKLLSFTVKRKLKRLGEVTSVICSPDHESVEKLRALKQLASLIVEDTRLGDYLDSKVLPELISFLEFKEQKTPLQADGRVRKKPVLEDLVNRRFQYYSAIVLTNIVSSKKGFKFKDKAIPALVKLITTWHWFVQIQVLCALSNIANVFPETCDAIIKHGAFEILESIITNGRNHYALRKSACELLSALCKLYVPFEKRKIVLHTLKTAIFSESESVLVPTCLALSNFSNKRFVDVGAEVYKRILHLIEYTIPEVALSALRVIGNHVRWCDNDRLQSIIIGGLPLHLMGLLHHKYTEVKKETCWIISNIIAAANNSQLQVVLNCQLIILLVGFVQKNKVELMEVASRAISNAVLISDKNQFEYLREKCFEPSNTTRYFSNDARTIAACLQIRDNILYRAKVLGCASLSQEMERLSIGAHD; this is translated from the exons ATGGAAGACAGGGAAACCAGAGATTTTAGGCCAAGAAAGAGAGACCGTGGAGGAGAATCGAGTCTGCCTCCAATGGATATCTACTGCTCACGCTACGTCTCCAAACTTCTCAGCTTCACCGTCAAAAGAAAG CTAAAAAGACTTGGTGAAGTTACTTCTGTAATTTGCTCCCCTGATCATGAATCTGTTGAGAAGCTGAGGGCTCTCAAACAATTGGCTTCTTTGATTGTAGAAG ACACAAGACTTGGTGATTATCTGGACTCGAAGGTGCTCCCGGAACTTATTAGCTTCCTCGAGTTTAAAGAACAGAAAACCCCCCTCCAGGCCGATGGTCGGGTTAGGAAAAAACCCGTCTTGGAAGATTTAGTTAACAGGAGATTCCAG TACTATTCTGCAATCGTTCTCACGAATATTGTATCGTCCAAGAAAGGCTTTAAGTTCAAAGATAAAGCAATCCCGGCTCTTGTGAAACTTATAACTACTTGGCATTGGTTCGTGCAGATTCAG GTTCTGTGTGCATTGTCCAATATAGCCAATGTATTTCCTGAAACCTGTGATGCCATCATTAAACATGGGGCATTTGAAATCTTGGAGTCTATTATTACAAATGGGAGGAACCACTATGCTCTGCGAAAAAGTGCCTGCGAGCTTTTGTCAGCCCTTTGTAAACTGTATGTACCCTTTGAGAAG AGAAAGATAGTGTTACATACCCTCAAGACAGCAATATTCTCCGAAAGTGAGTCTGTACTAGTACCAACATGCCTTGCGCTTTCTAATTTCTCCAACAAAAGATTTGTGGATGTTGGTGCTGAAGTATACAAACGTATTCTTCATCTGATTGA GTATACAATACCGGAGGTAGCCCTTTCTGCCCTCAGAGTAATTGGAAATCATGTGAGATGGTGTGATAATGACCGGCTTCAG TCTATAATTATTGGAGGTTTACCACTTCACCTTATGGGCTTGTTACACCATAAATATACGGAAGTAAAGAAGGAGACTTGCTGGATAATTTCAAACATTATTGCAGCTGCAAACAATTCGCAGTTACAA GTGGTGCTTAACTGTCAGTTGATAATACTTCTCGTCGGATTTGTTCAAAAAAACAAGGTGGAATTGATGGAAGTTGCATCCCGTGCAATTTCAAATGCTGTACTTATTAGTGACAAAAATCAGTTCGA ATATCTTAGAGAGAAATGCTTTGAGCCTTCGAATACCACACGATATTTTTCCAATGATGCAAGGACGATTGCTGCCTGTTTACAAATACGTGACAATATCTTATATCGTGCCAAGGTTTTGGGATGTGCTTCTCTATCTCAAGAAATGGAAAGATTGAGCATCGGAGCGCATGACTAG